From the Primulina tabacum isolate GXHZ01 chromosome 15, ASM2559414v2, whole genome shotgun sequence genome, one window contains:
- the LOC142525810 gene encoding uncharacterized protein LOC142525810 → MVLQSIQSFDDFQKVFLHQFSSSKKYKTTVFSLFEVKQGPDETLRAYIKRFNRVALDIPPCAPETKITTFTQGLWEGDFFRSLTKKLPKDFEDLLSRAEKYINIEEAQNQKRVALKRV, encoded by the coding sequence ATGGTGCTTCAAAGCATCCAATCTTTTGATGATTTCCAGAAGGTATTCTTGCATCAGTTCAGCAGTAGCAAGAAGTATAAGACGACTGTTTTCAGTTTATTTGAAGTAAAGCAGGGCCCGGACGAGACTTTGAGAGCGTATATCAAAAGATTCAACCGAGTGGCTTTGGATATCCCTCCCTGCGCTCCCGAGACGAAAATTACTACATTCACACAAGGATTGTGGGAAGGAGATTTCTTCCGATCTCTGACAAAGAAGTTGCCCAAAGATTTTGAAGATCTCTTGTCTCGAGCAGAAAAATACATCAACATAGAAGAAGCCCAAAATCAAAAGAGAGTGGCTTTGAAGAGAGTCTGA
- the LOC142527681 gene encoding NADH dehydrogenase [ubiquinone] iron-sulfur protein 8-A, mitochondrial: MVRGLSPTLKYFFDQKVTNNYPFEKGPFSPRFRGEHALRRYPTGEERCIACKLCEAICPAQAITIEAEEREDGSRRTTRYDIEMTKCIYCGFCQEACPVDAIVEGPNFEFATETHEELLYDKEKLLENGDLWETEIAENLRSESLHR; the protein is encoded by the exons ATGGTTCGAGGTCTGTCACCGACACTCAAATACTTCTTTGATCAGAAAGTAACA AATAATTATCCTTTTGAGAAGGGTCCTTTCAGTCCTCGTTTCCGTGGAGAACATGCCTTGCGACGTTATCCAACTGGAGAGGAACGCTGCATTGCTTGTAAACTATGTGAAGCT ATTTGCCCTGCTCAAGCAATTACCATTGAAGCTGAGGAAAGGGAAGATGGGAGCAGACGGACTACCAG GTATGATATTGAAATGACAAAGTGCATTTACTGTGGGTTTTGCCAAGAAGCTTGCCCTGTTGATGCAATTGTTGAAGGGCCCAACTTTGAATTCGCTACTGAAACTCATGAG GAACTTCTTTATGACAAGGAAAAGCTCCTAGAAAACGGTGACCTCTGGGAGACTGAGATTGCTGAGAATCTACGATCCGAAAGCCTACACCGTTGA